GCGAAGGGCCTCCATGGCCGCAAATTCCAGGACATCCGAACTACGAGTCGTCTCGTACTTGGCTTCGCGGATGGCCAGGCCGGTTTCACGGGTGATCAGCGCGGCGAATTCATCGCGGCGTTCCGCCAGCATAGCGGCAGCTTTCCGCAAGATGTCGTGGCGGTCGCGGCGGGTCAGGGATTCGCTCGGAAAGGCCAGCGCCTTGATGATCGCCTGCTCCAGATGCTCCGGCCCGATGAGGGCTGCGGTACCGGTCAGCGAATCGTCCCAAGGATAGCGGACCTCCAGCGAAGAACCGGTGGTAACGGGCTCGCCCGCGATGAAGGACGGAAGATGGACGGTTGACCAAGTCACGGACTCGCGATCAGACATGGCAGGCAAAATGGAAGACGTCAAAGTTCCTCGGATCCCCTTCGGCAATCCGCTGGAGTTCCGGGGTGAGCGGCTTGGAAATCACGAGGGGGACCATTTCCTCGTAGCGCCCGCCATGGGAACGGAGCCCGCCCTTGAGCACGGAGAGATCATGATGCTCCGGAGACTTGCCGACCACGACATCGCGGCCGGAAAGGACGACAAGATCGCCAATGCGGTCGGGAGCCAGCTCCAGCTTTTCCACAGCTTGCTCACGGGTGAGCACTTCGGTGATGCCTGGCTGGCTGAAGAGGAAGTCCGCGACCCCGGCACGAGTGGATGGATCCTCCAAGTGCACCATCACGAGGGAGCCAAGCGCGCCATGATGGACCACGTAAGGATCGGTGATCGGGCAGATCACGCGGAGGGCCTTGCCGAATTTCCCGTGCAGCAAGGACTCGACGAAGATGACCTTCGGATTTCCCGCGAGGTCATTTTTCGCATTCATGCCGTGATCGGCGGTGAGGGCAACGGTGCAGCCGGCGTCCAAGAGACGACCGATGGCTCCATCAATGCGCGCATGGAAATCGAGAATCTCCGGTGCTTCCGGCGCGAACTTGTGCTGCATGAAATCCGTGGTGGAGAGGTAGAGGAAGTCCGCCTTCCCCTGCTCCGCCAGCGCGGCACCCGCCTCAAGCACGTAGATGGAGGCATCCCCCGAGTAGATCTCGGGGCGGGGCTTGCCGATGATCGCGGTGGCGTCATCGATCCCGTGGGTGGCGAGCTTGGCTTCGTCCACCTTCTCCGAAGAGAAGACGATGCCTCCGCGCTCGACCACGCCATCGCCGAGGACAGTGCGCAGTTTCTCCTTCGCGGTGATGAAGGCGACCTTTCGTCCGGCATCGGCGGCGGCGGTCAGGATGGTGCCGCAGCGGCGGAACTCCGGGCCATTCATCATGACCTCCTCGCCGGTGTCAGGATTCAGGAAGAAGTTTCCGCAGATGCCATGGACCCGCGGCGACACGCCGGTAACGATCGAGGTGTTGTTAACGTTCGTGAAGGAAGGCAGGGCGCCGCGCACCATACCGCGCCAACCATCGCGGGCCATCGCAGCCAAACGGGGCATCTTGCCACGGGCAATCGCGACACTGAGGTATTCGTCCGCGCAACCATCGAGGCAGATGACAGCGATGGGATTTGCGGGCAGGGCGTAGGAGCGGCCGTTCGTTTCGAAGGAACTCATGGGATGTCGATGAAGGGTGGAAGAGTGCCGGGGACCTTTGAAAAAGGCAGCCTGTTCCGCCTGTTAAAACAGGGAAATTAACAGGCGAGATGCCGGTCCTCGTAAGATGGCAGTTGAAAAGTTCTTGGCCGCTTCGTGCGGGATCGGGGTTTTGCGAGACTTTCGATTCATTCGGGAAGAGCATCGCGCGGATCCGGGTTAGCTTTCTACTGCCACGGAGTGGAGCTGGCTGCTCATGAGATTGAATTGTGCCGTCCGGAGCCCGGCGGGGCGATCCTGCTGAATAACCGATAAAAATTGCAACAAAGTTTCTTTCAGGAAACGTGACAGATTTGTTTAAACCGTTGCCTCACGTTTGGCAAAGAAACGATCGGCCAAGCCGAAGGACATGGTCATGCCGGAACCACTGGTGCCAGTGGCGATCTGAACGCCTGGCAGCGCCTGGACGCGGAACTCCGGGCCATCGTAGTGCTTTGCATAGATGCCGTGCCAGCGCTCGGCGATGGTCCAATCGGGAAAATCAAAGAGCTTCCGGAGTTCACGGAGCATGAGTTCATCAATCTCCGCCTTGTCGAAAATCTCGATGTGATCGCCGTACTCGTGCGAGTCCCCCAAGACGATCGCGCCGAAGCGGTCCTGCGAGGCCATGACATGGATGCCGTAGCGATCCAGCTCCGGCATGTCCCAAGCGACGCGCGCCTTTACCTCCGACAAGCTGGGACAGATCGAGAAATTCCCGTACTGCCGGAGCGAGAGGCCGCTGGCGAGCATGGGGCCCAGATTCCAGCCTTTCGGCTGTGGAACCGTGCGCAACATCTGGAGCTTGCAGGGCCGCAGGGGGCTCGCCGCGAGGATCTCCGGGAAGAGGGTTTCGAAGTCGTGGCCGGAACAAACAAAGGCCTCGTCAAAGGTGTGGGTTTCGCCGGATGCGGTGACCAGCTTGCCTTCCCTGACCTGCGTGACCGCGGTGCGCCAATGGAAGGCGACGCCATGCTTTTCACCGAGGAAGGCCGGAAGCAGTGCCAAGGCCTGGCGGGGATCCACATTGATTTCGGTACGGCTGAGCAGGCCGGCCCTTGCGACACCGCGACGAACACCTGGACAGCTTTCCTCGACTTGCGCACGGGTGAGAAGTTCGACCTGATAGCCGAGGTCGGGCGCGGCCTTGGCAAACTCCTCAAGCACGGAGGCTTCGTCCTCATGCTCCACGACATGCACGCTGCCGGTCGGGCGGGAGTAAGCCCCGGACTCGCGTACGAATTCCTGCCAGAGTTCGCGGCTGCGGAGGGCGGCCGCAAAGTATTCCGGTGCCTGACCAATGGGCCAGCACATGCCGAAGTTTCTTACGGAAGCACCGCGTGCCTTGTCGCTGCGCTCAAAGACGGTCACGCGATGTCCTGCACGGGCGGCGGCCCAGGCATGGGCGAGACCAACGATACCTGCTCCGATGATCGCGGTATGCGGCTGGGTAGACATTTGGAAATCGTAGGAAGAACGGTCCGCAAGGGTCGATAGGATATTCGCAAGAATCCTTGGCGTTTTTACCATCGAAGATGGCGATGATGCCAATGACACGGGTCCCCGTGGAATTGATCTTCTGCCAAGAATCCTATCAATTCTCCCACATGAACCATGGCCCCACCTTTCGCCGCACCTGGCGTGTCGGCATCCGCATGGTGGACTGGGCGCAGGGTTTCGGGAACCGCATCTATGGTGGGATCCTGGACTTCCTGCGCGAGGGGCATTCCTTCGAATTGGAGTTTGTGCAGCCGAGTGGCTCCGACTTGCCCGCGGTGACGATCGACGAGAACTGGCAAGGTGATGGCCTGCTGGTCTTCCGCTATACGCCGGCTGAAGCGAGGGCATGGAGGAAAAGCGGAATCAAGGTGGTGAATCTCAGCTCCGAGCAGCCGCCGAGAGGGGTGCTCTTTCCCCGGGTGACGCTGGAAAACCAGGCGGCCGGGCGACTGGCGGCGGAGCATCTGTTAGGGCTGGGCCTACGGAGCTTCGCTTTCCTCCACGATCCCGGGAGGACTTATTCGCGGGAGCGGCTGGAAGGATATCGGGCGAGGCTCCACGAGGACGGCCACACTTGCCGGATCCTCCCGATCCCCTCGTCGTCGTTTTCTCCGAAGATCCGGGCCCGGCAGATCGAACAGATGGCGTGGCGGATCATGGCAAGCTTGGAAGCTCCCTGCGGGCTCTTCGCAAAGGATGACATCTCCGGTGTCACGGCGATCCGGGCACTGAAACAGGTGGGAATGCGCGTGCCCGAGGATGTGCCGGTGGTGGGGGTGAGCGATGACATCGTCTTTTGCCACGCGACGACCCCGGCGCTGAGCAGCGTCCGGTTTCCCGGGAAGCAGATCGGCAGGGCTGCGGCGGAACTGCTGTTCCGGATGATGAGTGGCGAGACGATGCCTCCAGAGACGCGGATCCTGGCACCCTCGCCGGGGATCACGGTGCGGGAGTCCACGGGTCGTGTGGAATTGCCGGATCCGGTGGTGACACGTGCGATGAATTTTATCCGGAGCAGGCCGCTGAATCTGCCGATCGACACGGAGTTGCTCTGCCGGGAAGCAGGCGCTTCACGCGAGCAACTGCGACAGCGGTTTCATGCGACGTTGGGCCGGACGCCGAAACAGGAGGTGGATCGGATCCGCTCGGCGCGGGTGAGCGATTTGTTGAAGCGGACCGATTGGACCTTGGAGCGGCTGGCCGAGCATTGCGGGTTTTCCGGCGGGGATGAGTTGTGCCGCTTCATGAAGCGGGTGACGGGGTCGACGCCGGGAGAGATCCGGAGGGGGTTGTAGGAAAAGGCAAAATCACTAGTCATCCATTTTCCAATCATCAATCGGAGTGCGCTTCGCGGGGCAGGAGAGTTCAAGCGTAAGCGCATTCGTGACGCCTGCGCCGGTTGGTTGAGCGCGTGCGTGACGAGAAAATCCGGAAGGAACCGCGCTGTGGGTCAGAAGCCCACTTTTCAGAAGGATCAGAATAGCTCGCCCTGCCCGGGCATGACCTTGCGGAAGGCGGCGGCGCTGAGCTCGGGGGCTCTGGTTGCCAAGCCGAGCCTCCTGCAACTGGCGTGGAAGAGCGCGTGCAATTGGCCGGCCGATTCACCGCTGCCGCGCATGCGATGGCGCTCACCCGCGGTGGTATTCAGTTTTCCATCACGGGCAGCGCGAATGCGATTCAGCACCTTTTCCTTCCGGTCCGGGAAATGGCGATCGAGCCAGGATTCGAAGACCGTGGATACGGCGCCGGGGAGTCGCACCATGGTGTAGGAGGCGAAGCTGGCCCCGGCGTCCTTGCAAGCGGACAGGATGGAAGGGAGCTCGCTGTCGTTGATCGCGGGGATCATGGGAGCGGCGCTGGGACCGACGGGCACGCCGGCATCGGCGAGCATGCGCATCGCTTCCAGACGGGCGCGCGGTGTTGAGGCTCGGGGCTCAAGAATCCGCGACAACTTAGGGTCAAGCGTGGTCACGGATATGAAGACACAGGCGGCGTTATGCTTCGCGAGTTCGGAGAGGTAATCGAGATCGCGGGCGATGAGTGCATTCTTCGTGACCAAGCCCACGGGCTGGCGAAAACGTGCCATGACCTCCAGGCAGCGGCGGGTGATTTCCAATTTCCGCTCCACGGGCTGATAGCAATCCGTGACGCCGCTCATCGCGATCAGGGATGGCTTGTAGGAAGGCTTCGCCAACGCAGCTTCGAGCAGACGCGGGGCGTCCTCCTTCACGACGATCTTCGACTCGAAGTCGAGGCCGGCGGAGAAGCCGAGGTACTCGTGATAGGTCCGGGCGTAGCAGTAGGCGCAGCCGTGCTCGCAGCCTCGATAGGGATTCACGCTGAGCTCAAAGCGCAGGTCGTCCGACTCCACCTTGTTCAGCACCGACTGGGAGTCGTCCCGCAGGAAGCTGGTCCGAAGCGGACGCGGATCCTCATCGACCCATGCATCCTCGTCGGTCTCGACATGCATGGCCTCAAAGCGATTGGACGGGTTCTCCCCCGCCCCTCTGCCGCGATGCGGATCCATGAGGCGAGCTTTCCAAGGGTGGCATCCGGTCGCAATCTAATTGTTCACATGAACACTTATCAGATTTATGGAAAGCCCGTTGCGGGATGCGCGGTTTTCGGGAAACAGTTAGAGCGTGTCAGAAAAAAAAGGAGCCGGGGCCGCCGCAGCGACCGCGCTGGTCGTAGCCAGCATGGTTGGGACGGGGGTGTTCACCTCGCTCGGCTTCCAGTTGGTGGACCTGACTTCGGGACCGCAGATCCTTTTCCTGTGGCTGCTCGGCGGCTTCATCGCGCTCTGCGGGGCGCTGTGCTACGCAGAGGTGGCGGCGAGCCTGCCAAAGTCGGGAGGCGAGTATCACTTCCTGCGAAGCCTCTACCATCCGAGCCTGGGTTTCATGGCCGGAATGCTCTCGGCCATTGCGGGATTTGCCGCGCCGACGGCGATTACCGCGCTGGCCTTCGGCAAATATTTCCATGAGTGCTTCCCGGTGCTGAGCGTGGAGCTTTCCGCGGTGCTGGTGATCCTACTGGGCACGGCAGCTCATGCGATCAGCACGCGGACCAGCGCGAGGATCCAAGTGGGCGCGACGGCGCTGAAGCTGCTTCTGATCGTTGTCTTCATCGTGGCGGCGTGGGTGCTTCCTGGGAAAGGCGACATCCGCTGGGCGATCGATTGGACGACCGATAGCCGGACCATCATGCAGCCGGCCTTCGCGGTGGCGCTGCTCTTTGTCTTCTATTCCTACACGGGCTGGAATGCGGCGGTGTATGGTCTGGAAGAATGGGATGACCCGCAGCACACGGTGCGGCGCGCCTTGGTAGGCGGGACCTTGCTGGTGGCCCTTCTTTATGTCGGGCTGAATGCTTCATTCCTCCATGCGGCCCCGGTCGAGGACATGAAGGGGGTGGTGCAAGTGGGCCACGTGGCCTCGGTATCTCTCTTCGGCCAAGGAGCGGCAAGGGTGGTGGCGGGGCTTTTCGCGGTGGGCCTCTTTGCCTCAGTGAGCGCGCTGCTATGGGCGGGACCGCGCGTGTTGGGGGCGATGGGCAAGAATATGCAGGCGCTGCGGATGTTCGCGCCGCGCAAGGACGTGCCGCATCTCTCGCTGATCTTCCAGGCGGCGCTGGCGCTGATCCTGGTGGCAGCTGTCGGCTTCCGGACCTTGATCGAGGCGACCCAGGTGGGACTGACGCTGTGCACTTCCCTGGTGGTGGCGGGCTGCATGGTCCTGCGCAAGCGGATGCCGGACCTCGATCGGCCAGTGAAGGTGCCGCTCTATCCGCTTCCGCCCTTGATTTTCCTCACGATGGCCGCATTCGTCATCGTGCGAACCGCCATCGTGGACTTCGAAGCGCTCGGCGATGGCCAGCCGAAGCCCACCTTGATCGGGATGGGTGCTGTCCTCGGGCTCGTCCTCCTCTGGTTTCCACTCAAACGCCTCCGCCAATGAAACGATTGCTCCTGCTTCCCGTGCTTCTTGCCGCCGCCTGTTCGCCCAAGCCACCGCCACGCGGCCAAACGCAAACGCTGGCACCGGCTGCCGAAGCCTTCACCCCGGCAGAGGGCCGTCCGACTGCTAATGACGTGGCCCGCTTCCTAGCGGGACGCCCGGTGGATCACGGGGCCGTGCTTTCCCAGATCCAGCAGACGGGGGCTTATCAGAATCACTCGGAAGGGATGGCGGTGAATTGGCGCGCGATCGCTTCGAAGCGGACCGGCCGCCAGCGCGATTGGGCGGCAGCGAACCTGCAACCGATCATCGGAAACCCGCGCACGCTGCTTTACCCCTTCGGCGGGCCGGATCTGCTCTATGCCACGGCACTCTTCCCGCAGGCATCCAACTACGTGCTGCTGGGACTGGAGCCAGCGGGCGGGCTGCCGGACCTGGAGAGTGCCGATCCGGCTGAAGTGATGGCCGGCCTGCACCGCCTGAAGGTGGCGATGGATTCCCAACTGAAGACAGGCTACTTCATCACGAAGGACATGAAGAACGACCTCGCCGGCGGTGCGATGCCGGGGGTGACGCCGATCCTTCTGGCCAGCCTGGCGCTGATGGACGCCGAGGTGCAGAGCGTGGACACGATCAATGCGGGAGGACGCAGTGGCGTGGACATCCGCTTCCGCCTGCCGGGCGGTGGCTCCCGCCGCGCGATCTATGTATCCGGGGATCTTTCGAACGGCGGCTTCAATTCCGCTTACCGGAGCTGGCTCTCGTCGTATGGAGGTGGCGTGGCCTACTTCAAGGCGGCCTCGTACCTGATGCATGACTCCGGCTTCTCCGGGATCCGCGATTGGGTGCTGGAGAATTCGCGTGCGGTGGTGCAGGACGACTCAGGAATCCCGTATCGCTACTACGATTCCAGTAAGTGGAATGTCCGGCTCTTCGGCGACTACGATGCACCGATCGAGCTTTTCGCGAAGCACGCGCAGCCCGAGCTCCGCGCGGCTTACCAGGCAGCGGGCGGCGGACCATCGATCCCCTTCGGTTCCGGCTACCACCTGCGTCCGGACAACGCGAACCTGATGGTGGCGACGCGGAAGTGAGAGAGGATTTGCTTTAGATCGTGGAGAGGAAGGGTCCGTCCCGCCAGGAGCGGGCCCTTCCGAGCCGCACGATGACCTTTTCCTCGGAGGGCCAGATGAAGACACGTCTGCCCGATGAGCCGATCAAGGCCACCATTTCGGGCGGCTGGATCTTGGACAGGCAGGCGCCCTGCCAGAAGGCGGAGGATCTGGGAGGATCGATGGAGTCTTCGACTTCCACGGCGTAGGAG
This portion of the Luteolibacter luteus genome encodes:
- a CDS encoding APC family permease; the protein is MSEKKGAGAAAATALVVASMVGTGVFTSLGFQLVDLTSGPQILFLWLLGGFIALCGALCYAEVAASLPKSGGEYHFLRSLYHPSLGFMAGMLSAIAGFAAPTAITALAFGKYFHECFPVLSVELSAVLVILLGTAAHAISTRTSARIQVGATALKLLLIVVFIVAAWVLPGKGDIRWAIDWTTDSRTIMQPAFAVALLFVFYSYTGWNAAVYGLEEWDDPQHTVRRALVGGTLLVALLYVGLNASFLHAAPVEDMKGVVQVGHVASVSLFGQGAARVVAGLFAVGLFASVSALLWAGPRVLGAMGKNMQALRMFAPRKDVPHLSLIFQAALALILVAAVGFRTLIEATQVGLTLCTSLVVAGCMVLRKRMPDLDRPVKVPLYPLPPLIFLTMAAFVIVRTAIVDFEALGDGQPKPTLIGMGAVLGLVLLWFPLKRLRQ
- a CDS encoding PA0069 family radical SAM protein gives rise to the protein MDPHRGRGAGENPSNRFEAMHVETDEDAWVDEDPRPLRTSFLRDDSQSVLNKVESDDLRFELSVNPYRGCEHGCAYCYARTYHEYLGFSAGLDFESKIVVKEDAPRLLEAALAKPSYKPSLIAMSGVTDCYQPVERKLEITRRCLEVMARFRQPVGLVTKNALIARDLDYLSELAKHNAACVFISVTTLDPKLSRILEPRASTPRARLEAMRMLADAGVPVGPSAAPMIPAINDSELPSILSACKDAGASFASYTMVRLPGAVSTVFESWLDRHFPDRKEKVLNRIRAARDGKLNTTAGERHRMRGSGESAGQLHALFHASCRRLGLATRAPELSAAAFRKVMPGQGELF
- a CDS encoding TIGR03364 family FAD-dependent oxidoreductase — protein: MSTQPHTAIIGAGIVGLAHAWAAARAGHRVTVFERSDKARGASVRNFGMCWPIGQAPEYFAAALRSRELWQEFVRESGAYSRPTGSVHVVEHEDEASVLEEFAKAAPDLGYQVELLTRAQVEESCPGVRRGVARAGLLSRTEINVDPRQALALLPAFLGEKHGVAFHWRTAVTQVREGKLVTASGETHTFDEAFVCSGHDFETLFPEILAASPLRPCKLQMLRTVPQPKGWNLGPMLASGLSLRQYGNFSICPSLSEVKARVAWDMPELDRYGIHVMASQDRFGAIVLGDSHEYGDHIEIFDKAEIDELMLRELRKLFDFPDWTIAERWHGIYAKHYDGPEFRVQALPGVQIATGTSGSGMTMSFGLADRFFAKREATV
- the phnA gene encoding phosphonoacetate hydrolase; translated protein: MSSFETNGRSYALPANPIAVICLDGCADEYLSVAIARGKMPRLAAMARDGWRGMVRGALPSFTNVNNTSIVTGVSPRVHGICGNFFLNPDTGEEVMMNGPEFRRCGTILTAAADAGRKVAFITAKEKLRTVLGDGVVERGGIVFSSEKVDEAKLATHGIDDATAIIGKPRPEIYSGDASIYVLEAGAALAEQGKADFLYLSTTDFMQHKFAPEAPEILDFHARIDGAIGRLLDAGCTVALTADHGMNAKNDLAGNPKVIFVESLLHGKFGKALRVICPITDPYVVHHGALGSLVMVHLEDPSTRAGVADFLFSQPGITEVLTREQAVEKLELAPDRIGDLVVLSGRDVVVGKSPEHHDLSVLKGGLRSHGGRYEEMVPLVISKPLTPELQRIAEGDPRNFDVFHFACHV
- a CDS encoding xylose operon transcription regulator XylR; the protein is MNHGPTFRRTWRVGIRMVDWAQGFGNRIYGGILDFLREGHSFELEFVQPSGSDLPAVTIDENWQGDGLLVFRYTPAEARAWRKSGIKVVNLSSEQPPRGVLFPRVTLENQAAGRLAAEHLLGLGLRSFAFLHDPGRTYSRERLEGYRARLHEDGHTCRILPIPSSSFSPKIRARQIEQMAWRIMASLEAPCGLFAKDDISGVTAIRALKQVGMRVPEDVPVVGVSDDIVFCHATTPALSSVRFPGKQIGRAAAELLFRMMSGETMPPETRILAPSPGITVRESTGRVELPDPVVTRAMNFIRSRPLNLPIDTELLCREAGASREQLRQRFHATLGRTPKQEVDRIRSARVSDLLKRTDWTLERLAEHCGFSGGDELCRFMKRVTGSTPGEIRRGL